The Scyliorhinus torazame isolate Kashiwa2021f chromosome 22, sScyTor2.1, whole genome shotgun sequence DNA segment TGTCTTTAACTTCCATGCGCACGCGCCATCtcctcattctcgctctctcttttctcactctcgtcccttactctctctctcgtcccttactctcttccctcactctctcttttccctttctctgtctcttttctcACAATTTGTCTGTcacttctctctctcctccccctcgctctctcctttctcttgcTCGCTCACCTCTCTGTCTCACCTCTCTCGTCTCTGTCTGCTTCTCCCTCTCCTCAGACCTCTTTGAATGAATACACGATCAGCTGTCCAAACCTCCCTTTTCAAAGCGtgctgttgtgtttctggttgattCTTGCAAggtgttttttaaatttgttcgTGGGATGTAGACATCtctggctggccagcatttattgccgcatCCCTAATTctccttgaggaggcagttaagagtcaacccatgTGAGGGTAGTATGGTggcgccaggttcgatcccggatctgggtcactgtccgtgtggattttggaaatgctccccgtgtctgcgtgggtttcgtccccacaacccaaaagatgtacaggttggtggattggccacgctaaattgccccttaattggaagaaatgaattgggtaagctaaatttattttttaaagattcaaccacatgtggatctggagtcacatgaggaccaaaccaggtaaggacggcagatttccttccctaaaatacaTTAGTGAAGAACCAGAATAGTTTTTATCACcaccggcaatggtttcatggtcatctttagactcttaattccagattttattcatttcaaatttcaccatctgcagtggcaggattcaaatccaggtccccagagcattaccctggatttctggtttctagtccattgacaataccactggTGAAGTACATTGGCATCTTTTACTATGTAACTGAACTACGTGCTGTATTTATCCCCTATGGACCAATCCGTGTCCTTGTGTATAACCCTAATCGATCAATCACTGTCCTTGTTATAAccccagttgaccaatcacagcctTTGTTTATAGCCCGAGTGAACCAATCACAGCCTTTGTTTATAGCCCGAGTGAACCAATCACAGCCTTTGTTTATAACCCTAGTGGACCAATCACAGTCATTGTTTATACTCCGAGTGGACCAATCCCTTTTTGTTTTTTTACCCTGGTTGCTAGGAGTGGAAGAACATGACAATGAAGGCCGAGTTATCACTGCCGAGTTCAGCAAGTATTTCCTGGTCACTGTGTACGTGCCGAATTCTGGCCGGGGCTTGGTACGTCTGGATTACCGGAAGACCTGGGATGTGGATTTCCTCGCCTACATCAAAGGGCTGGAGAGTAAGAAGCCGGTGATCCTGTGTGGAGATCTGAATGTAGCTCATCAGGAGATCGACCTGAAAAATTTTAAAACCAACAAGAAGTCGGCTGGCTTCACTGCCGAGGAGAGACAGGGTTTTGGGAATGTCTTGGCTGAGGGCTTCATTGACAGCTATCGGCACCTGTATCCTGATACCTGCCACGCCTACACCTTCTGGACCTACCTGGGCCACTGCCGAGCCAAGAATGTGGGCTGGAGGCTCGACTACTTTGTGCTGTCCAAGGCCCTCCTCCCTAACCTGTGTGACAGTAAGATCCGCTGCAAGGCCCTGGGCTCTGACCACTGCCCCATCACCTTGTTGATGGCCATGTGAAGCTGGCACCTCGTGGCCGCTTCCCCTTTCAGTCCAAGCGAGTCTGGGCTAAGGGtctccccccacatctccccctcgACCCCTGTTCCTGGCTACCCTGTGACCTGGTGGGGAGGTGATCTGAGAGACTAGCTTGGTGGTCAGAAATCCAGATTTCTGTCACTGGTCCGGGAAACTTGGTCCTTTGCGAGTCACATTGGCTAGTGGTAAGGTGTCTATTTtcgggatgtggggtgggggggtctgttAGCTCCTTGATATGTTGGGGAAGGTGGGAACGGTCTGTTGTTGTGCAAGGATCTGCTAGCCACTCCTTAGGGTGGTGGGTCATTTAGATGCTcctggggaggaaggaggggaggtgTTTGGTGCTGGGTGTGGGTTTAAGGCTCTATTAAGCACTTGCATTAATCCTGCAATTGAATCTAAACTCCCAGCATCCAGATCTCAGCttcacccagaagtagtgaaaaccGCTTTCTCTTAGCTTTTATTTTCAGGATTTTTTAATTGTTAGACTTTTTTATTCACCATGTTCCTTTGTCCAGAATGGAGCCACTAAGTCATGGTTTAGCTggttcaggtggggggggtggggggagagcgcagTGGAAGGCTCCAGTCATTGTTGGGATCTTCGCAGTGTGCAGTCAGGTCTCTCACTGGGGTCTTTCCAGTGTTTGACCCTTCGTGCCACACTGACGCTGGGAACGTGATTCCCATGTTCACGAGATGCACTGACGGCACTGAGATAAACGCTGCCACCTTTAAAGTGCGTTGGTACAGCTCTGTGCTCACCAATTCAATCTCAATAAAGCTCCTGGAACCAACTTAAACTTGTCTCCCTCTTTTTGTGTGGGTGTCTCCGTTTGAGTCGCTGTATAGCAGTGTGTATCCCGTCAGCCTGTGTTGTCTACTTGTGTGTGTGCTGCTTTTGTCTGCGTATGTGttgtgtctgcctgtgttttttttaatatgtttatgagatgtgagcgtcgctggctaggcccagcattGTTGTCCGTCCCTCGTGGCCTTTTGagcgggtggtggtgagctgccttgaactgctgcagttcatgtgggtgtagatacacccactgtgctgtaagggagggagttccaggattaagaCAGCTACTGtgaagaacggcgatatatttccaagtcagggtgttgaaTATTTTGGATTAGACAGCAGgccgggatctgggggggggggggggggggtggtgaggggatgtgggatgcaggggtgaggagggtgtgcgtgtgtgaggggggtgggtccaCACATCTGttatggggatccgcaactaagcagagtctcacttcctcgcccgccgccAAACTCCACCTCAgtaacctccctttcctccgggccaccaactacatccagtgccctctgttcggCAAGGTGAGGGCGCAATTCTGGTTACCCCCCTCCGGTCTCCTACCGCTCATGCCGGTTTTGCGCAGCCTTCTccgagggggggaaggtggggggatgcgggggggggggggggggcatacaacGACACCATTAGACTGTCCAACGcacgcagcccaggggttgggtagatggtggtcGGGGCACTTGGCCATGGCggttggcatgtggggcagggtgggggttcagctgtCCCCCAATGGGAGGGACCGGGTTACAGATGTGTGGGATCTCCCTCTACCTGATCTATACGAGTGGTTTATAAGTGATCTCAGAAATTCGCAGTCTGGGATCTCTCTGTTCCTGATCAATGGGAGTGTTTTTTGAATGATTTCAACACTCGCAATCTGGAATCTCCATGTTCCTGGCCAATGGGAGTGGTTTATAAGTGATCTCAGACACTCgcagtgtgggatctctctgttCCTGGTCAATGGGAGTGGTTTATAAGTGATCTCAGACACTCgcagtgtgggatctctctgttCCTGATCAATGGGAGTGGGTTATAAGTGATCTCAGACACTCCCCAGTCTGGATCTCCCTGATCCTGATGTGAACTGGTGAGATGGAAAGTTGGGAAGTGGGGAGAATTTACGAGATGGCGGTAACCCTCATGAAACCCATGGCGACCACGCAATTGATCACTCCGTGGAGCTCGCGGATTACAAGCTCCCCCACTGATGGACAGAGGCTTATCAACTTGGGCTCAAGAAGTCAACCCTTAAATGCCAGCCCAGATTTAGATCAGCAAGAACGGTAGGCCCGGTTGGGACCTGTGTgctgagcactgcattgtggaatTTGCTTTTGACAAGTAAGTAAAGTTATGTTTGGATCACCTTCGCCGGTGTCTTGAACATTTTATACATGGCTACAATTCTGGTCATCGGAACCGCTCTTgaatttgtttaagaagggtagcaaggataatccagggaactacaggccggtgagccttacttcagtgggagggaaattactggagagaat contains these protein-coding regions:
- the apex1 gene encoding LOW QUALITY PROTEIN: DNA repair nuclease APEX1 (The sequence of the model RefSeq protein was modified relative to this genomic sequence to represent the inferred CDS: deleted 1 base in 1 codon) gives rise to the protein MKLCKDGEAPPAATAFEDTPDNVLTGGGKRSDLKITSWNVDGLRAWVKKNSLEWVTAETPDILCLQETKCAEKQLPAEVKGMAEYPHQYWSSSRDKEGYSGVGMLCKIKPLDVTFGIGVEEHDNEGRVITAEFSKYFLVTVYVPNSGRGLVRLDYRKTWDVDFLAYIKGLESKKPVILCGDLNVAHQEIDLKNFKTNKKSAGFTAEERQGFGNVLAEGFIDSYRHLYPDTCHAYTFWTYLGHCRAKNVGWRLDYFVLSKALLPNLCDSKIRCKALGSDHCPITLLMAM